In the genome of Phycisphaerales bacterium, one region contains:
- a CDS encoding DUF3060 domain-containing protein, giving the protein MLRIIVAGTATVLCLTGCAHTGLRGHAGQYERTFQDEVGVWGNANEVTLLRGSEVSKLSILGDANRVTIENGATIRKLEIAGRDNVVEYPDGERFEYNYLGIHNRLIRKPVPTPPPLSPIEDIPAEPPPPPVETGDPHS; this is encoded by the coding sequence ATGCTGCGAATCATCGTAGCCGGCACTGCGACGGTGCTGTGTTTGACGGGCTGCGCGCACACCGGCCTGCGTGGCCATGCTGGGCAATATGAGCGTACGTTTCAGGATGAGGTCGGAGTGTGGGGCAACGCCAACGAAGTCACTCTGCTGCGGGGCTCGGAGGTCAGCAAGCTGTCGATCCTTGGCGATGCCAACCGGGTCACGATCGAGAACGGCGCGACGATCCGTAAGCTCGAGATCGCCGGCCGCGACAACGTTGTGGAATACCCCGACGGCGAACGCTTCGAGTACAACTATCTCGGCATTCACAACCGTCTGATACGCAAACCCGTGCCGACACCACCGCCGCTCAGTCCGATCGAGGATATACCGGCTGAGCCCCCACCCCCACCCGTCGAAACCGGTGATCCACACTCCTAG
- a CDS encoding TlyA family rRNA (cytidine-2'-O)-methyltransferase, producing the protein MTASEPQYVSRGGVKLAAALRAFRIDPHGWTAIDLGSHVGGFVDCLLKHGAARVHAVDPGYGILDYALRRDPRVVVHERTNALRFVPPEQADLVTVDVGWTALRLILPLLRRALRPEAPGGAIVLVKPQYEAAPAARPGGVVAEDRLAEVLVECRGEVARIGFEVRAEIESPLRGHGGNREFLWHLFDTVTLRPTAGAP; encoded by the coding sequence ATGACCGCATCGGAACCGCAGTACGTTTCGCGCGGAGGAGTCAAGCTGGCAGCCGCCCTGCGCGCCTTCCGCATCGACCCGCACGGCTGGACGGCCATCGACCTTGGTAGTCATGTCGGGGGATTCGTGGACTGCCTGCTGAAGCACGGCGCAGCTCGCGTGCATGCCGTGGACCCTGGGTACGGAATTCTCGACTACGCCCTCCGCCGTGATCCGCGGGTCGTCGTGCATGAACGCACCAATGCGCTGCGCTTCGTGCCACCGGAACAGGCCGACCTGGTTACCGTCGACGTGGGTTGGACCGCCCTGCGGCTCATCCTGCCGCTGTTGCGGCGGGCGCTGCGGCCAGAGGCACCCGGGGGCGCAATCGTGCTGGTCAAACCGCAGTACGAGGCGGCCCCCGCGGCTCGACCCGGTGGGGTTGTCGCCGAAGACCGGTTGGCGGAGGTGCTGGTGGAGTGCCGGGGGGAGGTGGCTCGCATCGGTTTCGAAGTCCGCGCCGAAATCGAGAGTCCCCTGCGTGGTCACGGTGGGAATCGCGAGTTTCTCTGGCACCTTTTCGATACAGTCACCTTACGTCCGACAGCGGGCGCCCCATGA
- the waaF gene encoding lipopolysaccharide heptosyltransferase II gives MKRTVAQEPRRLLLILPNWVGDVVMATPVLAALRTRLPGTHIAFLHRPYVEEVFAGGGWHDEALTWPTGGGFRREARQFALASRLRAARFDAALLLTNSLRSALLTWWADIPRRIGYARDGRGPLLTDRLPVLRSEGEYTPTPLVPYYGRLAEVLGVPLVDRRLRLVVTPGQEQAGQALQRHYGLQPGQYAVLNPGAAFGSAKCWLPERFAAVADELYGSHRLRCIVTGAPGEAPLMQAIAAHAKRELTCALQPGTTLGSLKVLIRDAALLVCNDTGPRHYGNAFGVPTVTIFGPTHQAWTDTDYADELKLQAPVPCGPCQLRQCPLDLQCMHEVTVAQALHAAQTLLDRRRRAILAEVPDAPAERFLG, from the coding sequence ATGAAGAGAACTGTGGCGCAGGAGCCGCGCCGGTTACTGTTGATACTCCCCAATTGGGTCGGCGACGTCGTAATGGCGACACCCGTGCTGGCCGCGCTGCGCACCCGGCTGCCCGGGACCCACATCGCCTTTCTGCACCGCCCCTACGTGGAGGAAGTGTTCGCGGGAGGCGGGTGGCATGACGAGGCCCTGACATGGCCGACGGGCGGGGGTTTCCGGCGCGAGGCGCGGCAGTTCGCGCTCGCAAGTCGGCTGCGTGCCGCACGCTTTGACGCGGCCCTGCTGCTGACCAATTCGTTACGGTCGGCCCTGCTGACATGGTGGGCAGACATCCCGCGGAGGATCGGGTACGCCCGCGACGGCCGGGGACCGCTGCTAACCGACCGTCTGCCCGTGCTGAGGTCCGAGGGAGAGTACACGCCAACCCCACTCGTGCCGTACTACGGGCGGTTGGCGGAAGTGCTGGGCGTGCCCCTGGTGGACCGGCGGTTGCGGCTGGTCGTTACGCCCGGGCAGGAACAGGCCGGGCAGGCGTTGCAACGACATTATGGACTGCAACCCGGTCAGTATGCCGTGCTCAATCCGGGTGCGGCCTTCGGCAGCGCAAAGTGCTGGCTTCCGGAGCGGTTTGCGGCTGTCGCGGATGAACTGTACGGAAGCCACCGGTTGCGCTGTATCGTGACCGGAGCGCCGGGCGAGGCCCCGCTCATGCAGGCAATCGCCGCGCACGCGAAAAGAGAACTCACCTGTGCCCTGCAGCCCGGGACGACACTGGGGAGTCTCAAGGTTCTGATCCGGGATGCGGCGTTGTTGGTCTGCAACGACACCGGCCCACGCCACTACGGCAACGCATTCGGAGTCCCCACGGTGACGATCTTCGGTCCGACCCACCAGGCGTGGACGGACACGGACTACGCCGATGAACTGAAGCTGCAAGCCCCCGTACCGTGTGGTCCGTGCCAACTGCGTCAGTGCCCACTTGATCTGCAGTGCATGCACGAGGTGACGGTTGCACAGGCATTGCACGCTGCGCAGACATTGCTGGATCGACGGCGCCGTGCGATCCTGGCGGAGGTGCCTGACGCGCCCGCCGAACGATTCCTCGGGTGA